The Amycolatopsis nigrescens CSC17Ta-90 genomic interval ACCGATCTCGTACCCCTTGGCGCGCATGGCTTCCGCCTGCTTCCGAAGCTCCGCTAGCCGGGTGTACACGCGATCGACATGACGCTGTTCGATGGCGATCTCGGCCCGTCTGACCCGAGGTTCCGACACGCAGGCTCCTACAGCTCTATCGCCGGGAAGGGGAAGAACGACAATACGCGTCTCCGCCGTCGTGTTCACCATCTGCCGACCAAGAACACATCTCGTCATGGCCTGCGAAGATGCCAGGGTGACCAGGATAGTGGCCGGGCTCGCGGGCGGCCGGCGGCTCAAGGTGCCGCCGAAGGGCACCAGGCCGACTTCCGAGCGGGTGCGCGAGGCACTGTTCAACGCCCTGGAAGTGGCCGGTGAGCTGGACGGCGCCACCGTGCTTGACCTGTACGCGGGCTCCGGCGCGCTCGGCCTGGAGGCACTGTCCAGGGGAGCGGCCGGGGCGCTGTTCGTCGAGGCGGACCGGCGCGCGGCCGAGGTGCTGCGGGAGAACGTGGCCGCACTCGGCCTCGGCGGCTCGGTCCGGGCCGGCCAGGTGGAGGTCGTGCTCGGCGAGCGCGCCGCGGCACCGTTTCAGGTGGTGCTCGCCGACCCGCCGTATGCGGTGGGCGCGGCCGCGCTCACCGCGATGCTGGCCGCGCTGGCGTCCGGTGGCTGGGTCGCCGACGGCGGCCTGGTGATCCTGGAACGGGCCCGGCGCGACGGCGAGCCCGACTGGCCGCCCGGTTTCCGACCGGTGCGCACCAAGCGGTACGGGGACACGGCGCTGTTCTGGGCCGAGTTCTGGGCCCAGCACTGGGCCCAGAACAAGGCCTAGCCTCGGTCAGCCCGGCGTGTTCGTGGTGAGCCACCACAGCGTCCCGAACGGGTCGACGACCCCGCCCATCCGGCTGCCGTCCTCCTGCGCCGCGACCTCCATGGCCGGCTTGGCGCCCGCGTCGACCGCCCGCGCGAATGCCGCTTCCGGATCCGGCAAGGTGGCCCACAACTGGACGTGCACCGGGTCCGACGGCGACTCCAGGCAGCGCATGCCCCCGGCGCCGGAGTCGGCGAAGAACACCACCCCGGTCCCGATCCGCGCCTCGGCGTGCACCATCCGCTCCGGATCCTCTGGCAACGGGATCACATTGGACACCTCGGCTTCGAATGCCTTCTCCAGGAAGTCCTGGTAGGCCTTCGCGCTGTCCACCATCACATAGGGCGTTACCGACACGTCAGTCTCCCAACTAGCTAAATTTGGCTACTGGCGAAGCGTAGCACTGCCCTGCCCGGCTGGCCAAATTTGGCTAGCCGGGCAGGTTCAAGGGTGTTGGTCACAACTCGGGCGGGAGCGGGCCCGGCTTGATAGCGTCCGCCGCATGCGGCGTGCGGTCTGTCCAGGCTCCTATGACCCAGCGACCAACGGCCATCTCGACATCATCGAGCGAGCTTCGAAGCTCTTCGACGAGGTCGTGGTCACGGTCATGATCAACAACAAGAAGCAGGGCATGTTCACCGTCGAGGAACGGCTGGAGATGCTGCGCGAGACCACCGCCGGGCTGCCGGGGGTGCGGGTGGACTCCTGGCACGGGCTGCTGGTGGACTACTGCCGCGAGCACGACATCGCCGCGATCGCCAAGGGCCTGCGCTCGGTCAGCGACTTCGACTACGAGCTGCAGATGGCGCAGATGAACCGCGAGCTCTCCGGAGTGGAGACGCTGCTGATGTCGAACAACCCGACCTACGGCTTCGTGTCCAGCTCGCTGGTCAAGGAGGTCGCCACCTACGGCGGCGACGTCAAGAACCTGGTACCGCACGTGGTCTTCGAGCGGTTGATGGCCAGGGTCGCTGAGAACGGCTGATTACCCGGGCCGGACGGTGTAGGCCAGCCGGGCGAACCGTCGCCGCCAGGGTCTCGATATTCATTCGGACGCTATCCGATGATCACATGATCGGGTTACGGTCCGAAAATGGCTAACAGTCGATCCCGTGCAGCCACGTTACTGCTCGCCGTCCTGGTCACCCTGCTCAGCGGTCTCGGCGTCGCCACCGCTACCGAATCCGCGCCGGACGCGCGGTCTTCGGTCGCGGTCAGCGCCGCCGAGTTCGCCGCCGACTGCGGGGACACCTCGGGCTTCGAGCAGACGCCGCTGTCCACGCTGCCCAAGGAAGCCAC includes:
- a CDS encoding VOC family protein; protein product: MSVTPYVMVDSAKAYQDFLEKAFEAEVSNVIPLPEDPERMVHAEARIGTGVVFFADSGAGGMRCLESPSDPVHVQLWATLPDPEAAFARAVDAGAKPAMEVAAQEDGSRMGGVVDPFGTLWWLTTNTPG
- the rsmD gene encoding 16S rRNA (guanine(966)-N(2))-methyltransferase RsmD — encoded protein: MTRIVAGLAGGRRLKVPPKGTRPTSERVREALFNALEVAGELDGATVLDLYAGSGALGLEALSRGAAGALFVEADRRAAEVLRENVAALGLGGSVRAGQVEVVLGERAAAPFQVVLADPPYAVGAAALTAMLAALASGGWVADGGLVILERARRDGEPDWPPGFRPVRTKRYGDTALFWAEFWAQHWAQNKA
- the coaD gene encoding pantetheine-phosphate adenylyltransferase → MRRAVCPGSYDPATNGHLDIIERASKLFDEVVVTVMINNKKQGMFTVEERLEMLRETTAGLPGVRVDSWHGLLVDYCREHDIAAIAKGLRSVSDFDYELQMAQMNRELSGVETLLMSNNPTYGFVSSSLVKEVATYGGDVKNLVPHVVFERLMARVAENG